One Azospirillaceae bacterium DNA segment encodes these proteins:
- a CDS encoding Mrp/NBP35 family ATP-binding protein yields the protein MAQITEAQVAEALRQVTDPDQGRDIVSLGMVTGLAVREGHVSFAVEVDPRRGPALEPLRQAAEQAVARLPGVTRVTAVLTAHRTAAPTSPPPPPAQPQPARAGRTEVAGVRAIVAVASGKGGVGKSTTAANLALGLAAQGLRVGLLDADVYGPSMPRMMGLSGRPNILEGRRMEPLAGHGVKVMSIGFLVPEEQPTIWRGPMVMGAIQQMLRDVAWGELDVLLVDMPPGTGDAQLTLCQQVQLAGAVIVSTPQDIALLDARKGLEMFRRVDVPVLGIIENMSYFCCPNCGHRTDVFSHGGARTEAERLGVEFLGEIPLDIRIRETSDGGAPIVVSEPDSPHAAAYRAIAARVWGKVAGGPHRPAPRIVVQ from the coding sequence ATGGCGCAGATTACGGAAGCACAAGTCGCCGAGGCCCTGCGGCAGGTCACCGACCCCGACCAGGGGCGGGACATCGTCTCGCTCGGCATGGTCACGGGCCTTGCCGTGCGCGAAGGGCACGTCTCGTTCGCCGTCGAGGTCGACCCCAGGCGCGGACCAGCGCTCGAACCGTTGCGCCAGGCGGCCGAACAGGCAGTGGCACGGTTGCCGGGCGTGACCCGCGTCACCGCCGTGCTGACCGCCCACAGGACCGCCGCTCCCACCTCCCCTCCGCCCCCGCCCGCCCAGCCGCAGCCGGCGCGCGCAGGCCGCACCGAGGTGGCGGGCGTGCGTGCCATCGTCGCAGTGGCTTCGGGCAAGGGCGGCGTGGGCAAATCGACGACCGCTGCGAACCTCGCGCTGGGCTTGGCCGCCCAGGGGCTGCGTGTCGGCCTGCTGGACGCCGACGTCTACGGCCCGTCCATGCCGCGGATGATGGGCCTGTCCGGCCGTCCGAACATCCTGGAAGGCCGGCGGATGGAACCGCTGGCCGGGCATGGCGTGAAGGTGATGTCGATCGGCTTCCTGGTGCCCGAGGAGCAGCCCACCATCTGGCGCGGGCCGATGGTGATGGGGGCCATCCAGCAGATGCTGCGGGACGTGGCCTGGGGGGAACTCGACGTGCTGCTGGTGGACATGCCGCCGGGGACCGGGGATGCCCAATTGACCCTGTGCCAGCAGGTGCAGCTTGCCGGCGCGGTGATCGTCTCCACCCCGCAGGACATCGCGCTGCTCGATGCCCGCAAGGGGCTGGAGATGTTCCGGCGGGTCGATGTGCCGGTGCTCGGCATCATCGAAAACATGAGCTACTTCTGCTGCCCCAACTGCGGCCACCGGACGGACGTGTTCAGCCACGGCGGCGCACGCACGGAGGCCGAGCGCCTGGGTGTCGAGTTCCTGGGCGAGATCCCGCTGGACATCCGCATCCGCGAGACGTCCGACGGCGGCGCCCCGATCGTCGTATCCGAGCCCGACAGCCCGCATGCCGCCGCCTACCGG
- the hflK gene encoding FtsH protease activity modulator HflK gives MPWNNQGGGGSGGPWGPPPGGGGRNPWGQGGGGGGFGGGQQSPDLEDLLRKSQDRLRRLFPGGGNGGKGLLAVLGVLMLVWLFTGVYRVQPDEQGVVLRFGQYVRTEQPGLRYHLPTPIETVELPKVTLVNRVEVGFRSAGESRRPGGERDIPDESLMLTGDENIIDIDFNVFWVIKDAGNYLFRIRNPQDTVRRAAESAMREIIGRTEIQPALTDAREEIEVQTRRLLQQMLDDYQSGVEVTQVQLLKVDPPGPVVDAFNDVQRARSDRERLRNEAEAYRNDIIPRARGDAERLLQEAAAYREQVISLAQGDARRFASVLDAYKQAPEVTAQRIYLETMEQVLRGTNKVIIDAAGENGQGVVPYLPLPDIMRQMPRPGTPQAQPQQAPRR, from the coding sequence ATGCCGTGGAACAATCAGGGTGGGGGTGGCAGCGGCGGCCCCTGGGGTCCGCCGCCGGGTGGCGGCGGGCGGAATCCGTGGGGCCAGGGTGGCGGCGGCGGCGGCTTCGGCGGCGGCCAGCAGTCACCCGATCTCGAGGATCTGCTGCGCAAGAGCCAGGACCGGTTGCGCCGCCTGTTCCCGGGCGGGGGCAACGGTGGAAAGGGCCTTCTGGCCGTTCTCGGCGTCCTGATGCTGGTCTGGTTGTTCACCGGGGTCTACCGGGTGCAGCCGGATGAGCAGGGGGTGGTCCTGCGGTTCGGCCAGTATGTCCGGACCGAACAGCCCGGCCTGCGCTACCACCTGCCGACGCCGATCGAAACGGTGGAGCTGCCGAAGGTCACGCTGGTCAACCGGGTCGAGGTCGGATTCCGCTCGGCCGGCGAGTCCCGGCGTCCCGGCGGCGAACGGGACATTCCCGACGAGTCGCTGATGCTGACCGGCGACGAGAACATCATCGACATCGACTTCAACGTGTTCTGGGTCATCAAGGACGCGGGCAACTACCTGTTCCGCATCCGCAACCCCCAGGACACGGTGCGCCGCGCGGCCGAGAGCGCCATGCGCGAGATCATCGGCCGGACCGAAATCCAGCCCGCCCTGACCGATGCCCGCGAGGAGATCGAGGTGCAGACGCGCCGGCTGCTCCAGCAGATGCTGGACGATTACCAGTCCGGCGTGGAGGTCACGCAGGTGCAGCTTCTGAAGGTGGATCCGCCGGGTCCGGTGGTGGATGCGTTCAACGACGTGCAGCGTGCGCGTTCCGACCGCGAACGCCTGCGCAACGAGGCGGAGGCCTACCGCAACGACATCATCCCGCGCGCCCGCGGCGATGCGGAACGCCTGTTGCAGGAGGCGGCCGCCTACCGCGAGCAGGTCATCAGTCTGGCGCAGGGTGACGCGCGCCGGTTCGCGTCGGTGCTGGATGCATACAAGCAGGCACCCGAGGTGACAGCCCAGCGCATCTACCTGGAAACCATGGAACAGGTGCTGCGCGGCACCAACAAGGTCATCATCGATGCCGCGGGTGAGAACGGGCAGGGCGTGGTGCCGTACCTACCGTTGCCCGACATCATGCGCCAGATGCCGCGTCCGGGCACGCCCCAGGCGCAACCGCAACAGGCGCCGCGCCGCTGA
- a CDS encoding protease modulator HflC: MNRFLLAVGAAVVLLAVIAASALFTVRETQQALVLQFGQPVDVISEPGLKVKLPLVQNVVYMERRVLDLEPPMEQVILSDQRRLEVDTFARYRIFSPLDFYRSVGNEAVAETRLSSIVNATVRRVLGSATQLQVLSEERARLMEEITRQVNAEAHRFGIEIVDVRIRRADVPDAATQAIFARMRSEREREAAEFRAQGQEQSQQIRSRADRERTVLLAEAQRDAQILRGEGDNQALRILAEANNRDQQFYAFYRTLQAYREAMRNEDTTLVLSPQSNFFRFFSGFPQAQGSAGAGNGAGGGGPVAGGAVPPAPAQAQAPGAAGANRP; the protein is encoded by the coding sequence ATGAATAGATTTCTTCTTGCCGTCGGCGCCGCGGTCGTCCTTCTGGCGGTCATCGCGGCCAGCGCGCTGTTCACCGTGCGGGAGACCCAGCAGGCGCTGGTGCTCCAGTTCGGCCAGCCGGTCGACGTGATCAGCGAACCGGGCCTCAAGGTCAAACTCCCGCTCGTCCAGAACGTGGTCTACATGGAGCGCCGGGTCCTCGACCTGGAGCCGCCGATGGAGCAGGTGATCCTGTCCGACCAGCGCCGGCTGGAGGTGGACACGTTTGCGCGCTACCGCATCTTCAGCCCGCTGGACTTCTACCGGTCGGTCGGGAACGAAGCGGTGGCCGAGACCCGCCTGTCCTCCATCGTGAATGCCACCGTCCGCCGCGTGCTGGGTTCCGCAACCCAGCTCCAGGTCTTGTCCGAGGAGCGGGCGCGGCTGATGGAGGAGATCACCCGCCAGGTGAATGCCGAGGCGCATCGGTTCGGCATCGAGATCGTGGATGTCCGCATCCGCCGGGCCGACGTGCCGGACGCCGCCACCCAGGCGATCTTCGCCCGCATGCGTTCGGAGCGCGAGCGCGAAGCGGCCGAGTTCCGCGCCCAGGGGCAGGAGCAGTCCCAGCAGATCCGCTCGCGCGCGGATCGCGAACGGACGGTGCTGCTGGCCGAAGCCCAGCGCGATGCGCAGATCCTGCGCGGTGAGGGCGACAACCAGGCCCTGCGGATCCTGGCCGAGGCCAACAACCGCGACCAGCAGTTCTACGCCTTCTACCGGACGCTCCAGGCCTATCGCGAGGCCATGCGGAACGAGGACACCACGCTGGTGCTCTCGCCCCAAAGCAACTTCTTCCGCTTCTTCAGCGGTTTCCCGCAAGCCCAGGGCAGCGCGGGTGCGGGGAACGGGGCCGGCGGTGGCGGGCCGGTGGCGGGCGGGGCGGTTCCCCCGGCTCCGGCGCAGGCCCAGGCACCGGGCGCGGCCGGTGCCAATCGGCCGTGA
- a CDS encoding DegQ family serine endoprotease has protein sequence MFHVVRSPSAHDARRPVRPSIRARICAAALAIAVATSTVAPVPALAQRSPPVSFADLAERLLPAVVNISTTQFIRPGNGPGGPGGPGGPGGPGNPEGRERGPDLPQFPPGSPFEEFFRDFFDRQGRQPNAPPRRATSLGSGFIIDGREGLVVTNNHVIDGAEEINVVLQDDTSIRAQLIGKDPQTDLALLKIQPPQGKQLSAVTFGDSDKVRVGDWVVAIGNPFGLGGTVTAGILSARARDIQSGPYDDFLQTDASINRGNSGGPMFNLNGEVIGINTAIFSPTGGSIGIGFAIPANLAKGVIGQLREFGRTRRGWLGVRIQGVTDEIADSLGLDRPRGALVASVTPGGPAAAAGIQPGDVILSFNNRPIDEMRKLPRTVAETGVDQTVPVQVWRRGQQINAQVKVGELEKAEQQGLLAAVPQQEQQRSQPQQQVDALGLKLSALTNELRQQYEIGREVKGVVVTEVAPDSQAAQRQLRPGDVIVEVGQEAVATPGEVQQKIRRAREQGRKSVLLLVERQGDLRFVALNVPG, from the coding sequence GTGTTCCACGTCGTTCGCAGCCCTTCGGCCCATGACGCCCGCAGGCCGGTCCGCCCGTCGATCCGTGCCCGGATTTGCGCCGCCGCCCTCGCCATCGCCGTCGCAACCTCGACGGTGGCACCGGTACCGGCGCTGGCGCAGCGCAGCCCGCCCGTCAGTTTCGCCGACCTTGCCGAGAGGCTGCTGCCCGCCGTCGTGAACATTTCCACGACGCAGTTCATCCGGCCCGGCAATGGTCCTGGGGGACCCGGCGGCCCTGGCGGTCCCGGTGGACCCGGCAATCCCGAAGGGCGGGAGCGCGGGCCCGACCTGCCTCAATTCCCGCCGGGCTCCCCGTTCGAGGAGTTCTTCCGCGACTTCTTCGACCGGCAGGGCCGCCAGCCCAACGCGCCGCCCCGGCGGGCGACGTCGCTCGGCTCCGGTTTCATTATCGACGGGCGCGAGGGCTTGGTCGTTACCAACAACCACGTCATCGACGGGGCGGAGGAGATCAACGTCGTCCTCCAGGACGACACCTCGATCCGCGCCCAACTGATCGGCAAGGACCCGCAGACCGACTTGGCGCTGCTGAAGATCCAGCCGCCCCAGGGCAAGCAGCTCAGCGCCGTCACGTTCGGCGACAGCGACAAGGTCCGGGTGGGCGATTGGGTGGTCGCCATCGGCAACCCGTTCGGCCTGGGAGGGACCGTGACGGCCGGCATCCTGTCGGCCCGTGCACGCGACATCCAGTCTGGCCCCTATGACGACTTCCTGCAGACCGACGCCTCGATCAACCGGGGCAACAGCGGCGGCCCGATGTTCAACCTCAACGGCGAGGTGATCGGCATCAACACCGCCATCTTCTCGCCGACGGGCGGGTCCATCGGCATCGGCTTTGCGATCCCGGCCAACCTCGCCAAGGGCGTCATTGGCCAGTTGCGCGAGTTCGGCCGGACCCGGCGCGGCTGGCTCGGCGTCCGCATCCAGGGCGTGACCGACGAGATCGCGGACAGCCTTGGGCTGGATAGGCCGCGCGGTGCGCTGGTGGCCAGCGTCACTCCCGGGGGGCCGGCGGCCGCCGCCGGCATCCAGCCGGGCGACGTGATCCTGTCCTTCAACAACCGTCCGATCGACGAGATGCGGAAGCTGCCGCGCACGGTCGCCGAGACCGGCGTCGACCAGACCGTCCCCGTGCAGGTCTGGCGCCGCGGTCAGCAGATCAACGCCCAGGTCAAGGTCGGCGAACTGGAGAAGGCGGAGCAGCAGGGCCTGCTCGCTGCCGTGCCACAGCAGGAGCAGCAGCGCAGCCAACCCCAACAGCAGGTCGATGCCCTGGGTCTGAAGCTTTCGGCGCTGACCAACGAACTGCGCCAGCAGTACGAGATCGGCCGCGAGGTGAAGGGCGTCGTGGTGACCGAGGTGGCCCCGGACAGTCAGGCCGCCCAGCGCCAGCTGCGTCCAGGCGACGTGATCGTCGAAGTCGGTCAGGAGGCGGTCGCCACGCCGGGCGAGGTGCAGCAGAAGATCCGGCGCGCCCGCGAGCAGGGGCGCAAGTCGGTTCTTCTGCTGGTGGAACGCCAGGGTGATCTGCGCTTCGTGGCGCTGAACGTTCCCGGCTGA
- a CDS encoding alpha/beta hydrolase, with product MHVQVNGVRLFFDVEGAGMVPDGSTLRQKPVLLLLHGGPGYDHSVFKPMFSAFADICQVVYLDHRGQGRSEAGPEDRWTLAQWGDDVRAFCDALGIEKPIVLGQSFGGYVAQSYATRHADHPGKLILSSTIARKVPERVSAMFRKLGGPEAQRIADAFWDDPNPETQAAYERVCYPLYNTRHDMFTGDGAARVVRRPEVLLHFRKRPDGEIHRMNFLPDLPKVRCPTLVMAGEEDPVTPADDAAEMAAAIPQHLVRFQRFPGCGHGVFRDAPEEGLTAIRRFILLS from the coding sequence ATGCATGTGCAGGTGAACGGCGTTCGGCTGTTCTTCGACGTCGAGGGCGCCGGAATGGTTCCGGACGGTTCGACCCTACGGCAGAAGCCGGTCCTGCTTCTGCTGCACGGGGGACCGGGCTACGACCATTCGGTCTTCAAGCCCATGTTCTCGGCCTTCGCCGACATCTGCCAGGTGGTCTACCTGGACCACCGCGGCCAGGGCCGCAGCGAGGCCGGTCCGGAAGACCGATGGACCCTGGCGCAATGGGGCGACGATGTGCGCGCCTTCTGCGATGCGTTGGGGATCGAAAAGCCGATCGTGCTGGGCCAATCGTTCGGCGGCTACGTGGCCCAATCCTATGCCACCCGCCACGCCGACCATCCCGGCAAGCTGATCCTGTCCTCCACCATCGCGCGAAAGGTGCCGGAACGGGTTTCCGCCATGTTCCGGAAGCTGGGCGGGCCCGAGGCGCAACGCATCGCCGACGCCTTCTGGGACGATCCGAACCCGGAGACCCAGGCCGCCTACGAGCGGGTCTGCTATCCGCTCTACAACACCCGGCATGACATGTTCACGGGCGACGGGGCGGCGCGCGTGGTGCGCCGGCCGGAGGTGCTGCTGCACTTCCGCAAGCGGCCGGACGGCGAAATCCACCGCATGAACTTCCTGCCCGACCTGCCCAAGGTGCGGTGCCCGACCCTGGTCATGGCCGGGGAAGAGGACCCCGTCACCCCGGCCGACGACGCCGCCGAAATGGCCGCGGCGATCCCGCAGCACCTGGTCCGCTTCCAGCGCTTCCCCGGATGCGGCCACGGCGTGTTCCGCGACGCGCCCGAAGAGGGCCTGACGGCGATACGCCGGTTCATCCTCCTGTCCTGA
- the serB gene encoding phosphoserine phosphatase SerB produces MTHVLTLVCDPAAPVLDHSTAGRAREALADAGARPGGVDWLAPGIACDVAFDGGDAQEAEAAVRAALAGAPVDVAVQAVGGRRKRLLVADMESTMIRQEMLDELAEAVGIRDRIAEITRRAMNGELEFRAALRERLMLLKGLPEQVLADMLPRIQPMPGARTLVATMRAAGARCLLVSGGFRFYTRRVAADLGFDEEQANDLEIEDGRLTGRPVEPILDKESKLVALREACGRLGFGPDQAVAVGDGANDLPMLQAAGLGVAFHAKPAVAAAARVRIDHGDLTAVLYLQGYRAAELKEA; encoded by the coding sequence ATGACCCACGTCCTCACCCTTGTCTGCGACCCGGCGGCGCCGGTGCTCGACCATAGCACGGCCGGCCGCGCGCGCGAGGCGCTGGCCGATGCCGGTGCCCGCCCGGGCGGGGTGGATTGGCTGGCGCCGGGCATTGCCTGCGACGTGGCCTTCGACGGCGGCGACGCCCAGGAGGCGGAGGCGGCCGTGCGCGCGGCCCTGGCCGGCGCACCGGTGGATGTGGCGGTCCAGGCCGTCGGCGGGCGGCGCAAGCGGCTGCTGGTGGCGGACATGGAGTCCACCATGATCCGGCAGGAGATGCTGGACGAACTGGCCGAAGCCGTCGGCATCCGCGACCGCATCGCCGAGATCACCCGGCGCGCCATGAACGGCGAACTGGAGTTCCGCGCCGCCCTGCGGGAACGGCTGATGCTGCTGAAGGGGTTACCCGAGCAGGTGCTGGCCGACATGCTGCCGCGCATCCAGCCGATGCCGGGGGCGCGGACCTTGGTGGCGACGATGCGGGCGGCGGGCGCCCGGTGCCTGCTGGTTTCGGGCGGGTTCCGGTTCTACACCCGACGGGTTGCCGCCGATTTGGGCTTCGACGAGGAACAGGCGAACGACCTGGAGATCGAGGACGGCCGCCTGACCGGCCGGCCGGTGGAACCCATCCTGGACAAGGAGTCGAAGCTGGTGGCGCTCCGCGAGGCGTGCGGCCGGCTCGGGTTCGGACCCGACCAGGCGGTCGCGGTGGGCGACGGCGCCAACGATCTTCCAATGCTCCAGGCGGCCGGGCTCGGCGTCGCCTTCCACGCAAAACCGGCCGTCGCCGCTGCCGCCCGTGTCCGCATCGACCATGGCGACTTGACGGCCGTTCTATACCTGCAAGGCTACCGCGCCGCCGAACTCAAGGAAGCCTGA
- the miaA gene encoding tRNA (adenosine(37)-N6)-dimethylallyltransferase MiaA produces MRTPGFDTPRPPSLSIDARPVLVVGGPTASGKSALALDLAEELGGVVVNADSMQLYGDLRILTARPSEADEARVPHRLYGVLSAQDRSTAITWRDRALAEIAAAHGAGRVPVLVGGTGLYLKALMDGLPAVPAVDEAVRAAVQARLAAEGVQALHAWLARWDPVTAARLAPGDTQRVARAVEVLEGTGRPLSAWLADAAPRPPSGLRFVVAVLNPPRDRLYATCDRRFLAMLDLGALDEVAALLAKGLAGDLPVMKVIGVRELGDHLQGRASLDDAVRRAQQATRNYAKRQATWFRHQLAGGAGRTLMCFPAPPPARDPAFRTLVAEVGGSRGG; encoded by the coding sequence ATGAGGACACCAGGATTTGATACGCCCCGGCCACCGTCCCTGTCCATCGACGCCAGGCCGGTCCTTGTGGTCGGCGGCCCGACCGCCAGCGGGAAATCGGCGCTGGCGCTCGACTTGGCCGAGGAACTTGGCGGTGTGGTCGTCAACGCCGACAGCATGCAGCTCTACGGCGATTTGCGGATCCTGACCGCGCGTCCTTCGGAGGCCGACGAGGCCCGCGTGCCGCACCGGCTTTACGGTGTCCTGTCCGCCCAGGATCGCAGTACGGCGATCACCTGGCGGGACCGGGCGCTGGCCGAGATCGCCGCGGCGCACGGCGCCGGCCGGGTGCCGGTGCTGGTGGGCGGAACGGGGCTGTACCTGAAAGCCCTGATGGACGGGCTGCCGGCGGTCCCGGCGGTGGACGAGGCCGTGCGTGCGGCCGTGCAGGCCCGTTTGGCGGCTGAAGGGGTGCAGGCGCTGCATGCCTGGCTCGCCCGGTGGGATCCCGTCACCGCGGCCCGGCTCGCTCCCGGCGACACCCAGCGCGTGGCGCGCGCGGTGGAGGTGCTGGAAGGCACCGGCCGGCCCTTGTCGGCATGGCTGGCCGATGCCGCGCCCCGGCCGCCATCGGGGCTGCGCTTCGTGGTTGCCGTTCTGAACCCTCCGCGCGACCGGCTCTATGCCACCTGCGACCGGCGCTTCCTGGCGATGCTGGACCTGGGCGCGCTGGACGAGGTCGCGGCGCTGCTGGCGAAGGGGCTTGCCGGCGATCTCCCGGTCATGAAGGTCATCGGCGTTCGCGAGTTGGGCGACCATCTTCAGGGCAGGGCATCCTTGGACGATGCCGTGCGGCGGGCCCAGCAGGCGACCCGAAACTATGCCAAGCGCCAGGCGACGTGGTTCCGCCATCAACTGGCCGGAGGCGCCGGTCGGACACTCATGTGCTTTCCGGCACCGCCGCCGGCCCGGGATCCGGCGTTCCGCACCCTGGTGGCGGAGGTCGGCGGCTCGCGCGGAGGCTGA
- a CDS encoding acetolactate synthase 3 large subunit codes for MSATPMNGAEVVLKALRDQGVDVIFGYPGGAVLPIYDALFKQNHIRHILVRHEQAAVHAAEGYARSTGKVGVVLVTSGPGATNAVTGLADALLDSIPIVCLTGQVPTHLIGNDAFQECDTTGITRPCTKHNYLVKDVNLLARTVHEAFHVARSGRPGPVVIDLPKDIQFADAPYVEPADVHHKTYRPQVQPDRARIEQAVEIIANAQRPIFYTGGGIINSGPRAAQLLTEFVRLTGYPITNTLMGLGGYPASDPQFLGMLGMHGTYEANLAMHGCDVMIAIGARFDDRVTGKISEFSPGSVKIHVDIDPSSINKSVRVDLPIIGDCTAVLEAMLEVWRAKRRQPDRPALAAWWRQIDEWRARKCLGYEQSGQVIKPQYALERLRAHIQGRNTIISTEVGQHQMWAAQFLPFDAPNRWLTSGGLGTMGYGLPAAIGAQVGNPDALCIDVAGEASILMNIQEMSTAIQHRLPVKVFILNNQWMGMVRQWQQLLHGERYSHSYSEALPDFVKLAEAFGGVGLRATKASELDDVIRTMIDTPRPVIADICVDPKENCFPMIPGGKAHNEMLLGPTGSLGEATPEDGMVLV; via the coding sequence ATGTCCGCGACCCCGATGAACGGAGCCGAAGTCGTCCTGAAGGCACTGCGTGATCAGGGCGTGGACGTTATTTTCGGCTATCCCGGCGGCGCGGTTCTTCCGATCTACGACGCGCTGTTCAAGCAGAACCACATCCGCCACATCCTCGTCCGGCACGAGCAGGCGGCCGTGCATGCGGCCGAGGGGTATGCGCGTTCCACCGGCAAGGTGGGTGTGGTGCTGGTGACCTCGGGGCCCGGCGCCACCAACGCGGTGACCGGCTTGGCCGATGCCCTGCTGGACAGCATCCCCATCGTTTGCCTGACCGGCCAGGTGCCCACCCACCTGATCGGGAACGACGCCTTCCAGGAATGCGACACGACGGGGATCACCCGGCCGTGCACCAAGCACAACTACCTGGTCAAGGACGTGAACCTGCTGGCCCGCACGGTGCACGAGGCCTTCCACGTGGCGCGCAGCGGCCGCCCGGGGCCCGTGGTGATCGATCTGCCCAAGGACATCCAGTTCGCCGACGCACCCTATGTCGAACCCGCGGACGTCCACCACAAGACCTACCGGCCGCAGGTGCAGCCGGACCGGGCGCGGATCGAGCAGGCGGTGGAGATCATCGCGAACGCCCAGCGGCCGATTTTCTACACCGGCGGCGGCATCATCAATTCCGGTCCGCGCGCGGCGCAGCTGCTGACCGAATTCGTGCGGCTCACCGGCTATCCCATCACCAACACCTTGATGGGCCTGGGCGGCTATCCGGCGTCGGACCCGCAGTTCCTGGGCATGCTGGGCATGCACGGAACCTACGAGGCGAACCTGGCGATGCACGGTTGCGACGTGATGATCGCCATCGGGGCGCGCTTCGACGACCGCGTGACCGGCAAGATCAGCGAGTTCTCGCCCGGCTCGGTCAAGATCCACGTCGACATCGATCCTTCGTCCATCAACAAGAGCGTGCGGGTGGATCTGCCGATCATCGGCGATTGCACGGCCGTGCTGGAAGCGATGCTGGAGGTCTGGCGCGCAAAGCGCCGGCAGCCGGATCGTCCGGCGCTCGCGGCGTGGTGGCGGCAGATCGACGAGTGGCGCGCGCGCAAGTGCCTGGGCTACGAGCAGTCCGGGCAGGTGATCAAACCGCAGTACGCGCTGGAGCGGTTGCGCGCCCACATCCAGGGCCGCAACACCATCATCTCGACCGAGGTCGGGCAGCACCAGATGTGGGCGGCCCAATTCCTGCCCTTCGACGCGCCGAACCGCTGGCTGACTTCGGGCGGGCTCGGCACCATGGGCTATGGTCTGCCGGCGGCCATCGGCGCGCAGGTCGGCAATCCCGATGCCCTGTGCATCGACGTGGCGGGCGAGGCGTCGATCCTGATGAACATCCAGGAGATGTCCACCGCCATCCAACACCGGTTGCCGGTCAAGGTCTTCATCCTGAACAACCAATGGATGGGCATGGTGCGCCAGTGGCAGCAGCTTCTGCACGGCGAGCGCTATTCGCACAGCTATTCCGAAGCGTTGCCGGACTTCGTGAAGCTGGCCGAGGCGTTCGGTGGCGTGGGCCTGCGCGCCACCAAGGCATCGGAGCTGGACGACGTGATCCGTACGATGATCGACACGCCGCGCCCGGTGATCGCCGACATCTGTGTGGATCCGAAGGAGAACTGCTTCCCCATGATCCCGGGGGGCAAGGCCCACAACGAAATGCTGCTGGGCCCGACCGGATCGCTGGGCGAGGCCACGCCGGAGGACGGGATGGTGCTGGTCTGA
- the ilvN gene encoding acetolactate synthase small subunit, which produces MDKTIERHTIAVLVDNEPGVLARVIGLFSGRGYNIESLTVAEVDPDRGLSRITIVTSGTPMIIEQIKAQLDRVVPVHKVRDLTDDGPCIERELALVKVAGLGEKRIEALRIADVFKAKVVDATLSSFVFELTGTADELDRFVALMRQLGLVDLSRTGAVAMSRGPEGL; this is translated from the coding sequence ATGGACAAGACCATCGAACGCCACACCATCGCCGTGCTCGTGGACAATGAGCCCGGCGTGCTCGCCCGTGTCATCGGCCTGTTCTCCGGCCGCGGCTACAACATCGAAAGCCTCACCGTCGCCGAGGTGGACCCGGATCGCGGCCTGTCCCGCATCACCATCGTCACGTCCGGCACGCCCATGATCATCGAGCAGATCAAGGCGCAGCTCGACCGCGTGGTGCCGGTTCACAAGGTGCGCGACCTGACCGACGATGGCCCGTGCATCGAGCGCGAGCTGGCATTGGTGAAGGTCGCGGGCCTGGGCGAGAAGCGCATCGAGGCGTTGCGCATTGCCGATGTCTTCAAGGCCAAGGTGGTGGACGCCACCCTGTCCAGCTTCGTGTTCGAGCTGACCGGAACCGCGGACGAGCTGGACCGCTTCGTCGCGCTCATGCGCCAGTTGGGCCTGGTGGACCTCTCCCGCACCGGTGCGGTGGCCATGAGCCGCGGGCCCGAGGGCCTCTGA